In a genomic window of Dyadobacter fermentans DSM 18053:
- a CDS encoding Gfo/Idh/MocA family protein, whose product MTISRRKFIHSATAFAAGAGLSPIFAEPAQVGRRAGSAADKIRVAAIGINSMGWADVNAVIKNPGVECVALCDVDRNVLDKRAGEFASKGIQVKTFGDYRRVLENKDIDAVVIGTPDHWHCLMMAEACEAGKDVYVEKPIGNSIAECRAMVAAQERYQRVVQVGQWQRSQKHFADAVDFVHSGKLGKVGLVKVWGYFNYGDPILQRPDGAAPAGVDYNMWLGPAAKRAFNANRFHGSFRWYWDYAGGILTDWGVHLLDYALLGMKASGGMPSAGTPAAGTPAAGSPAAGSPAAGSPSAGSPAAGSLAVGPKRVSASGAMMRNPGAETPDTLTALFEYDDFNIQWEHVIGYGAGIYNRQHGVAFLGENGTLIVDRKGWEVVPYEKRMAAVPFQASSDNGLDEHAKNFVEVIRSRRMGDLHAPIRAGADVAILSQMGNIAYRTGSTLHWNAAKGEFDNAAANKLIGNAYHNGYKMPRS is encoded by the coding sequence ATGACTATTTCCAGAAGAAAATTCATCCATTCCGCCACAGCCTTCGCCGCCGGCGCCGGGCTTTCCCCCATTTTTGCAGAACCTGCGCAAGTTGGTCGCAGGGCCGGTTCGGCTGCCGACAAAATCCGCGTAGCCGCGATCGGGATCAACAGCATGGGGTGGGCGGATGTGAATGCAGTGATTAAAAATCCCGGTGTCGAATGCGTGGCACTCTGCGACGTGGACCGCAACGTGCTCGATAAACGCGCCGGCGAATTCGCTTCAAAAGGCATTCAGGTAAAAACCTTCGGTGATTACCGCAGGGTGCTGGAAAACAAGGACATTGATGCGGTGGTGATTGGCACGCCCGACCACTGGCATTGCCTGATGATGGCCGAGGCCTGCGAGGCCGGGAAAGATGTGTACGTGGAAAAGCCCATCGGCAACTCCATCGCCGAATGCCGCGCGATGGTGGCCGCGCAGGAACGTTACCAGCGCGTGGTGCAGGTGGGGCAGTGGCAGCGCAGCCAGAAGCACTTCGCCGATGCCGTCGATTTTGTGCATTCGGGAAAGCTGGGCAAGGTGGGCCTTGTGAAGGTTTGGGGGTATTTCAATTACGGAGATCCTATTTTGCAACGGCCGGACGGTGCTGCACCAGCCGGCGTCGACTATAACATGTGGCTGGGCCCGGCGGCGAAACGGGCGTTCAACGCCAACCGCTTTCACGGCTCGTTCCGCTGGTACTGGGATTATGCAGGCGGCATTCTCACCGACTGGGGCGTGCATTTGCTGGATTATGCCTTGCTGGGAATGAAGGCTTCGGGCGGGATGCCGTCCGCCGGTACGCCTGCCGCCGGTACGCCGGCCGCAGGATCGCCTGCTGCCGGGTCGCCTGCCGCCGGTTCGCCGTCCGCCGGTTCGCCGGCCGCCGGTTCGCTGGCCGTTGGTCCGAAGCGGGTGAGTGCGAGTGGTGCCATGATGCGAAACCCCGGCGCGGAAACGCCTGATACGCTGACGGCACTTTTCGAGTACGACGATTTCAATATCCAGTGGGAGCACGTAATCGGCTATGGTGCGGGCATTTACAACCGGCAGCACGGGGTAGCATTTCTGGGCGAAAACGGGACGCTGATCGTCGATCGCAAAGGCTGGGAAGTGGTGCCGTACGAAAAACGGATGGCAGCAGTGCCGTTCCAGGCATCGTCGGACAACGGGCTGGACGAGCATGCCAAAAACTTCGTGGAAGTGATCCGCTCGCGGCGTATGGGCGACCTCCACGCACCCATACGTGCCGGCGCCGACGTAGCTATACTTTCTCAAATGGGCAATATCGCTTACCGAACGGGAAGCACGCTGCATTGGAACGCCGCAAAGGGCGAGTTCGACAACGCCGCCGCCAACAAGCTGATCGGAAATGCATACCACAACGGCTACAAAATGCCACGAAGCTAG
- a CDS encoding RagB/SusD family nutrient uptake outer membrane protein: MRSKLLKTGLIAVSLMGLFACENTLEEYNPSGLTSANVYTTPEGFETLVNAAYSYQRWWYGKEEGYNIAETGTDIWTSGAGEVYRDLTQYLNLQGSNTALTNEWREFYAAINLCNGGINRIDEAGLSATLRLVREGELRFLRAFYYWHIVETWGGVHFTTTETNGIVTTANKTPVETFYKQIFEDLQIAANNLPATQPQYGRVTKGAAQAFLARMYLTRGMNKEALEMAKAVLEGNYGYQLEANYADLWKMSNLKSKEVIYTVDYAANLALNDLANSTFNPYGHSRGSNNAHLLFLMKYDDRPGMTRDITNGRPFNRYMPTRFLLDLFSADDARYEGSFMEVWYANSNTLPTGIAKGDTAVYCTKKEIPDNVEASKKYQTYDRSDIYLADGTVKDNLRYPTLSKFMDPSRASLNEAQSARDVFVIRLAEVYLIAAEAAMQLGDLAAAAEYVNKVRTRAAKPGKTAAMQIKPADVTLDFILDERARELAGEQLRWFDLKRTGKLVERVKKHAPDNAINIQEHHTLRPIPQTQLDAVVNKSEFNQNAGYQ, from the coding sequence ATGCGATCAAAACTATTGAAAACAGGGTTAATAGCGGTTTCCCTCATGGGGCTGTTTGCCTGTGAAAATACGCTGGAAGAATACAACCCGTCGGGCCTGACGTCCGCCAACGTGTACACGACGCCCGAGGGCTTCGAAACGCTTGTGAATGCCGCCTACTCGTACCAGCGCTGGTGGTACGGCAAGGAAGAAGGCTACAACATCGCTGAAACCGGCACGGACATCTGGACCAGCGGCGCCGGCGAAGTGTACCGCGATTTGACCCAATACCTGAACCTGCAAGGCAGCAATACGGCCCTTACCAATGAATGGCGGGAGTTTTACGCGGCGATCAACCTCTGCAACGGGGGCATCAACCGCATTGACGAAGCCGGCCTTTCAGCCACATTGCGCCTCGTGCGCGAAGGTGAGCTGCGCTTTCTGCGGGCATTCTACTACTGGCACATCGTCGAAACCTGGGGCGGCGTGCATTTCACCACCACCGAAACGAACGGCATCGTGACTACCGCCAACAAAACACCGGTAGAGACATTCTACAAGCAGATTTTCGAAGACCTGCAAATAGCAGCCAATAACCTGCCCGCCACGCAGCCGCAATATGGTCGCGTTACAAAGGGCGCCGCGCAGGCGTTTCTGGCCAGAATGTACCTCACCCGGGGCATGAACAAAGAGGCGCTGGAAATGGCCAAAGCGGTACTGGAAGGCAACTACGGCTATCAGCTTGAAGCGAACTATGCCGATTTGTGGAAAATGAGCAATTTGAAGTCCAAAGAGGTGATTTACACGGTTGATTACGCGGCTAACCTCGCCCTGAACGACCTCGCCAACTCGACTTTCAACCCGTACGGCCACAGCCGCGGCAGCAACAACGCGCATTTGCTCTTCCTGATGAAGTACGACGACCGCCCCGGCATGACGCGCGACATTACCAACGGCCGGCCGTTTAACCGCTACATGCCTACCCGCTTCCTGCTGGACCTGTTCTCGGCCGACGACGCCCGTTACGAAGGCAGTTTTATGGAAGTATGGTATGCCAATTCAAACACGCTTCCTACGGGCATTGCAAAAGGTGATACCGCTGTTTACTGCACTAAAAAAGAAATCCCGGATAACGTGGAAGCTTCGAAAAAGTACCAGACCTACGACCGCAGCGACATTTACCTTGCCGATGGCACCGTGAAGGACAACCTGCGCTACCCGACGCTTTCGAAGTTTATGGACCCGTCCCGCGCCAGCCTGAACGAGGCGCAAAGCGCGCGCGACGTGTTCGTGATCCGCCTTGCGGAAGTATACCTGATCGCCGCCGAAGCTGCCATGCAGCTGGGTGACCTCGCCGCAGCCGCGGAGTACGTCAACAAAGTGCGCACGAGAGCTGCGAAACCGGGCAAGACGGCGGCTATGCAGATCAAACCGGCCGACGTAACCCTGGATTTCATCCTCGATGAGCGTGCCCGCGAGCTGGCGGGAGAGCAGCTCCGCTGGTTCGACCTGAAACGGACCGGCAAGCTGGTGGAGCGCGTTAAAAAACACGCCCCCGACAATGCAATCAACATTCAGGAGCACCATACCCTGCGCCCGATCCCGCAAACCCAGCTCGACGCGGTAGTGAACAAAAGCGAGTTCAATCAGAATGCCGGTTATCAATAA
- a CDS encoding RNA polymerase sigma-70 factor, which produces MNLKSLSDQHLVDAMRHDDGMAFREIYQRYWKKMYLLALRKVDDREAVESIVQDVFLRLWERRDLLQIDNLEAYLITSVKYSCINHFKSAMVREKYMAHAFAGYSDSICSTEEQLNASELMRNIEERLSHFPEKAQTIFRLHRLENQSTREIASQIQMPQRTVEHHLSLVVKALRVYLKDYF; this is translated from the coding sequence ATGAACCTTAAATCTCTTTCGGACCAACACCTCGTCGACGCAATGCGCCACGACGACGGCATGGCATTCCGGGAGATTTACCAGCGCTACTGGAAAAAAATGTACCTGCTCGCACTCCGCAAGGTGGACGACCGCGAAGCAGTCGAAAGCATCGTCCAGGATGTGTTCCTGCGACTTTGGGAGCGCCGCGACCTTTTGCAGATCGACAACCTCGAAGCCTACCTGATCACGTCGGTCAAATATTCGTGCATCAACCATTTCAAATCGGCCATGGTGCGCGAGAAATACATGGCACACGCATTCGCCGGCTATTCCGACTCCATTTGCTCCACCGAAGAGCAGCTCAATGCAAGCGAGCTCATGCGGAACATCGAGGAGCGCCTCAGCCATTTTCCCGAAAAAGCCCAGACCATCTTCCGCCTCCACCGCCTCGAAAACCAATCCACCCGCGAAATCGCCTCCCAAATCCAAATGCCCCAACGCACCGTCGAGCATCACCTAAGCTTGGTAGTGAAGGCATTGCGGGTTTATTTAAAGGATTATTTTTGA
- a CDS encoding FecR family protein, with protein MNREQFAALLEKYQEGRCSEQEKQLVEHWFALLENENADDVSENDLDGAGDRMWVSMQEQASLPDLHERERRSPLRSVYLRWAAMAASLVLIGWFFTGRRADRNVPLTAYTWQEQRNDGETVLPVMLEDSSVVELRPGSSLRYPSRFSEEKREVVLKGDGFFSVRKNSKKPFYVHSGGVTTKVLGTSFRVNTGADGRQTKVEVVTGLVSVYSERNSKEEVDMLVSPNHTATFDRSSGRFSAGLSERPRLLNAGVSFRFRNAPLSQVAQHLRDAWGVDVYAETSQIMNCPLTADLSGQPLFVQMDIICAALGARYKVSGSTIRISGPGCQSRGTHAFQTRKPNHSDMHT; from the coding sequence ATGAACCGGGAACAATTCGCAGCATTATTGGAGAAATATCAGGAGGGACGATGCTCTGAGCAGGAAAAACAGCTCGTGGAGCATTGGTTCGCGCTGCTGGAAAACGAGAATGCAGACGATGTTTCGGAGAATGATCTGGACGGGGCCGGAGACCGGATGTGGGTATCTATGCAGGAACAGGCATCCCTGCCCGATCTCCATGAGCGCGAAAGACGCAGTCCGCTTCGGTCCGTTTACCTGCGGTGGGCGGCTATGGCGGCTTCCCTCGTACTGATCGGCTGGTTTTTCACGGGCCGGCGCGCCGACCGCAATGTGCCGCTCACGGCTTACACCTGGCAGGAGCAGCGGAACGACGGCGAAACCGTCCTCCCCGTTATGCTGGAAGATAGCAGCGTGGTAGAGCTGCGTCCGGGCAGTTCATTGCGTTATCCGAGCCGGTTTAGTGAGGAAAAAAGGGAGGTGGTGCTGAAAGGCGATGGGTTTTTCAGTGTTAGAAAAAATTCCAAAAAGCCGTTTTACGTGCATTCCGGCGGGGTTACGACCAAGGTGCTCGGGACGAGTTTCCGGGTGAATACCGGGGCCGACGGCCGGCAAACGAAGGTAGAAGTGGTGACCGGCCTGGTGTCGGTGTACAGCGAGCGTAACAGCAAAGAGGAGGTGGATATGCTCGTGAGCCCCAACCACACCGCTACATTCGACCGCAGTTCCGGCAGGTTTTCGGCAGGGCTGTCGGAGCGACCGCGATTGCTGAATGCCGGGGTGTCGTTCCGGTTTCGTAATGCGCCGTTGTCGCAGGTAGCGCAGCACCTGCGCGATGCGTGGGGCGTGGATGTGTATGCCGAAACGAGCCAGATCATGAACTGCCCTCTCACCGCCGACCTGAGCGGACAGCCGCTTTTTGTACAAATGGACATCATTTGCGCCGCCCTGGGCGCCAGATATAAGGTAAGCGGATCGACCATCCGCATTTCAGGGCCGGGCTGCCAAAGCCGCGGAACGCACGCTTTCCAGACACGTAAACCCAATCATTCCGATATGCATACATAG
- a CDS encoding TonB-dependent receptor, which produces MKKTEPLLFSLTGYKGKNSTRKLLLWFVVVTLLACQSALAIDFQQEVMSRLVTLKIRNQRFEKVINSIEKQTKARIVYSSERVNVARTVSVEVNNVRLDAVLDEILSPLNLTYRVVGGQIVLENAAREESMAPQKSQAVDRTISGVLTDEKNAVLPGVSVVLKGTNRGTTSDGEGKFSLIVPDDPSAILTFSFVGYQSQDVVLGAQTAFNVSLKPDIGALEEVVVIGYGAVRKRDLTGSVVQLKSEQLKEVPSNNVLDAVQGKIAGADITRSSGQAGAGVNITIRGNRSIGGNNSPLIIVDGVQYGDLADINSNDIESMEVLKDASSIAIYGSRGANGVILITTKKGRSGRPDISFNSYAGVSQVTMYPRAMNITEFRDFKREAWRAAGVWNSPADDPAIFTNVAEYDALQKGTWTDYQKELIHPGFQQNYQLGFRGGSEKLKSYVSVDYFNEKGVLKMDEMKRYTARLNVDYTLTDWMKIGLQSQLTYYNQSVRRDPLNQANKISPLGSLYDENGNFNFIMLDGQTANPLSDEQPGVFNNNILTTRTLTNGYVEITPLKGLTFRSTLGANLSSSRNGAYSSPKSIDRSLTGKSLATYNVSNGRTINWENVLTYQKVFEQHSFTFTGIGSSLATVSDNASASGVNQLIPSQLFYSLGSATEEIKINSAYSKNNLVSFAARVNYGFKERYLLTLTARKDGSSKLAPGNKWTFFPSAAFAWRIIDEGFMKNVKKLSDLKLRVSYGIAGNDPSGPYATQTTLTRIAFGFDEVAYPAYTFSRNVGNAALGWELSATQNLGLDFGLFDGRINGSIDYYDTRTSDLLLDRGLPPTTGVTTVKQNIGKTRNRGIEVVLGTTNVRTRDFTWNTNLTFTKNKEEITELVTEGNDIGNGWFIGSPISVFYDYEKLGIWQTSEAEQAKAMSPTQLPGEIKVKDQNGDGKIDAVNDRVILGTPRPKWSGGLDNTIKFKGFDLNFMIYARIGSMINSDRYARFDQQGVGNSTAGLDYWTPENPTNDYPRPNKNAGLKYLSTLGYRDASYARIRNVTLAYNLPVDKFNWKIIRGLRIYATAKNLATFTKLDYDPERGGSENFPMTKLFVFGLNVNL; this is translated from the coding sequence ATGAAAAAAACAGAACCTTTACTTTTTAGCCTTACCGGTTACAAGGGCAAAAATTCTACCCGCAAACTGCTATTATGGTTCGTGGTGGTTACCCTGCTCGCCTGTCAGTCGGCATTGGCGATCGATTTTCAGCAGGAAGTAATGTCGCGGCTGGTGACGCTCAAAATCCGCAATCAGCGGTTTGAAAAAGTCATCAACAGCATCGAAAAACAGACCAAAGCCCGCATCGTGTACAGTTCCGAGCGCGTGAATGTGGCCCGGACGGTGAGTGTGGAGGTCAATAATGTGCGCCTGGATGCCGTTTTGGACGAAATCCTCTCCCCTTTGAACCTCACCTACCGCGTGGTAGGCGGGCAGATCGTCCTGGAAAATGCGGCGCGCGAGGAATCAATGGCCCCGCAGAAAAGCCAGGCCGTCGACCGCACCATTTCCGGCGTACTGACCGATGAAAAGAATGCCGTACTGCCGGGCGTGAGCGTGGTGCTGAAAGGGACCAACCGCGGAACTACCAGCGACGGCGAGGGCAAATTCAGCCTCATTGTGCCCGACGACCCTTCGGCCATTCTCACGTTTTCGTTCGTAGGTTACCAGAGCCAGGACGTGGTGCTGGGCGCGCAGACCGCATTTAATGTATCCCTGAAACCGGATATTGGTGCCTTGGAAGAGGTGGTGGTGATCGGCTATGGCGCCGTGCGCAAGCGTGACCTCACCGGCTCGGTGGTGCAGCTCAAAAGCGAGCAGCTGAAAGAAGTGCCTTCCAACAACGTCCTCGACGCCGTACAGGGCAAGATCGCCGGTGCGGACATTACCCGCAGCAGCGGCCAGGCGGGCGCGGGCGTGAACATTACCATTCGTGGTAACCGTTCGATAGGTGGAAACAACTCCCCGCTCATTATCGTCGACGGCGTGCAGTACGGAGACCTGGCGGACATCAACTCGAACGACATCGAATCCATGGAAGTGCTGAAAGATGCGTCCTCGATTGCGATCTACGGCTCACGCGGTGCGAACGGCGTTATTTTGATTACGACCAAAAAAGGAAGAAGCGGTCGTCCGGACATTTCTTTCAACTCCTACGCGGGTGTTTCGCAGGTGACCATGTATCCCCGCGCGATGAATATCACCGAATTCCGCGATTTCAAACGCGAAGCCTGGCGTGCCGCGGGCGTGTGGAATAGCCCTGCCGACGATCCGGCGATTTTCACCAACGTAGCCGAATACGACGCATTGCAAAAAGGGACCTGGACGGATTATCAGAAAGAACTCATTCACCCGGGCTTTCAGCAGAACTACCAGCTGGGCTTCCGGGGAGGCTCGGAAAAGCTGAAATCCTACGTTTCAGTGGATTATTTCAATGAAAAAGGCGTGCTTAAAATGGACGAAATGAAGCGCTACACCGCGCGCCTCAACGTGGATTACACGCTTACCGACTGGATGAAGATCGGGTTGCAAAGCCAGCTCACCTACTACAACCAGAGCGTCCGCCGCGACCCCCTGAACCAGGCCAACAAAATCAGCCCGCTGGGCTCGCTCTATGACGAAAACGGCAATTTCAACTTCATCATGCTCGACGGACAAACTGCCAACCCGCTTTCGGACGAGCAGCCCGGCGTATTTAACAACAATATTCTCACAACCCGCACGCTCACAAACGGTTATGTAGAAATTACACCATTGAAAGGACTAACATTCCGCAGCACATTGGGCGCCAACCTGTCCAGCTCGCGCAACGGGGCATATTCCTCACCGAAGTCCATCGACCGCTCGCTGACAGGCAAATCCCTGGCTACTTATAATGTATCCAACGGCCGTACCATTAACTGGGAGAACGTGCTCACTTACCAAAAGGTATTTGAACAACATAGCTTTACTTTCACGGGAATCGGTAGCTCGCTCGCGACGGTTTCGGACAATGCGTCGGCATCGGGGGTAAACCAGCTGATTCCCTCGCAGCTCTTTTACTCCCTCGGCAGCGCTACGGAAGAGATTAAAATCAATTCGGCCTATTCCAAAAACAACCTCGTTTCCTTTGCAGCGCGGGTGAATTATGGCTTTAAGGAGCGGTACTTGCTCACGCTGACAGCACGGAAGGACGGCTCGTCCAAACTCGCGCCGGGCAACAAATGGACATTCTTCCCTTCGGCGGCATTCGCATGGCGGATCATCGACGAGGGTTTTATGAAAAATGTAAAGAAACTCAGCGATCTGAAACTGCGTGTGAGCTACGGTATCGCGGGTAATGACCCATCCGGCCCTTATGCGACGCAAACCACCCTCACGCGCATTGCATTCGGATTCGACGAAGTGGCTTATCCGGCCTACACTTTCTCCCGGAATGTCGGCAATGCGGCCCTGGGCTGGGAGCTTTCGGCGACGCAAAACCTGGGTCTTGACTTCGGGCTGTTCGATGGCCGCATTAATGGTTCGATCGACTACTACGACACCCGCACGTCCGACCTGCTGCTCGATCGCGGCCTGCCGCCAACTACCGGCGTAACCACCGTGAAACAGAATATCGGTAAAACCCGCAACCGCGGAATCGAGGTCGTATTGGGGACCACCAATGTGCGCACCCGCGATTTTACCTGGAATACCAACCTCACATTTACCAAAAACAAAGAAGAGATCACCGAACTCGTAACGGAGGGCAACGACATTGGCAACGGCTGGTTCATCGGCAGCCCGATCAGCGTTTTCTACGATTATGAAAAACTGGGAATCTGGCAGACATCGGAAGCGGAACAGGCGAAAGCAATGTCGCCCACGCAGCTGCCCGGTGAGATTAAGGTAAAAGACCAGAATGGCGACGGCAAGATCGACGCCGTGAACGACCGCGTGATCCTCGGCACCCCGCGCCCGAAATGGAGCGGCGGCCTGGACAATACCATCAAGTTCAAAGGGTTTGACCTGAATTTCATGATTTACGCAAGGATAGGATCGATGATCAACTCCGATCGCTACGCGCGCTTCGACCAGCAGGGTGTGGGCAACAGCACCGCCGGACTGGATTACTGGACGCCGGAGAACCCGACCAACGACTACCCCCGACCGAACAAGAACGCGGGCCTCAAATACCTGTCGACGCTCGGTTATCGCGACGCCTCCTACGCACGTATCCGTAACGTGACGCTCGCGTACAACCTGCCGGTAGACAAGTTCAACTGGAAAATCATCCGCGGCCTGCGCATTTATGCCACCGCGAAAAACCTGGCGACATTCACCAAGCTCGATTACGACCCCGAGCGGGGCGGATCGGAGAACTTCCCGATGACGAAACTGTTCGTTTTTGGTCTGAATGTAAACCTTTAA
- a CDS encoding glycoside hydrolase family 28 protein, translated as MKVAAKKAAAWCWFPAGLWITGPVVMKSNVNLHLQEGSLLLFTTDKSQYAITEGFYEGKAAARNESPISGKDLENVAITGKGIVDGNGDVWRAVNKNQLTEPQWKEKIASGGVLKDDGKVWYPSEQFKSASVGNKSMLLTGGKKPADFTDIKDFLRPNLVVFNNCKKVLLEGVTFQNSAAWCLHPLMVQDLTIRNVRVKNPEYAHNGDGMDIESCKNFLIEGCVLDVGDDAICIKSGKDEEGRKRGIPTENGIIRNNIVYQGHGGFVVGSEMSGGARNIFVEECTFMGTDKGLRFKSVRGRGGVVEKIYARNINMKDIKQEAIFFDLYYFVKFATDGERDMRPVVNEGTPVFKDMHFENIVCNGATKGVFVRGLPEMPVRNIVMKNMVLSAETGVELTDADQIRFKDVKLITKHSKPVIFTDNATNVTFDGLKYNDRSETLISVNGERSKNISISHTDASKAQKVKEFSKGAQEKSLVIHEGK; from the coding sequence TTGAAAGTTGCAGCAAAAAAGGCGGCGGCGTGGTGCTGGTTCCCGGCCGGGCTGTGGATCACGGGGCCGGTGGTGATGAAAAGTAATGTGAACCTGCATTTGCAGGAGGGCTCGCTGCTGCTTTTCACGACCGACAAGTCGCAATACGCCATTACCGAAGGTTTTTATGAAGGAAAAGCCGCCGCACGGAACGAGTCGCCCATTTCGGGAAAAGACCTTGAAAATGTGGCCATTACCGGCAAAGGGATTGTGGACGGAAACGGCGATGTGTGGCGGGCTGTAAACAAAAACCAGCTCACCGAGCCTCAATGGAAAGAAAAAATCGCCTCGGGCGGCGTGCTGAAAGACGATGGCAAGGTATGGTACCCGAGCGAGCAGTTTAAAAGCGCCAGCGTGGGCAATAAGAGCATGCTGCTGACAGGCGGCAAAAAGCCTGCGGACTTTACGGATATCAAAGATTTTCTGCGGCCTAACCTGGTGGTTTTCAATAACTGCAAAAAAGTGTTGCTGGAAGGCGTTACGTTCCAGAATTCGGCCGCCTGGTGCCTGCACCCGCTCATGGTTCAGGACCTGACCATCCGCAATGTACGTGTCAAAAACCCCGAATACGCCCATAACGGCGACGGAATGGACATCGAATCCTGCAAAAACTTCCTGATCGAAGGCTGCGTGCTCGATGTGGGTGATGACGCCATTTGCATTAAGTCAGGCAAAGACGAGGAAGGCCGCAAGCGCGGTATCCCGACCGAAAACGGCATTATCCGCAACAACATCGTGTACCAGGGCCACGGCGGTTTTGTGGTAGGCAGCGAAATGAGCGGTGGCGCCCGAAACATTTTCGTGGAGGAATGCACGTTCATGGGCACCGATAAGGGCCTGCGTTTCAAATCGGTACGCGGTCGTGGCGGCGTGGTGGAGAAGATTTATGCGCGGAATATCAATATGAAAGACATCAAGCAGGAAGCGATTTTCTTCGACCTGTATTATTTCGTCAAGTTCGCGACCGACGGAGAGCGTGATATGCGGCCTGTCGTGAATGAGGGCACGCCGGTTTTCAAAGACATGCATTTTGAAAATATCGTGTGCAATGGCGCTACCAAAGGCGTGTTTGTGCGCGGGTTACCGGAAATGCCGGTGCGCAATATTGTGATGAAAAACATGGTGCTTTCAGCGGAAACCGGCGTGGAACTTACCGACGCCGACCAGATCCGCTTCAAGGATGTGAAACTGATCACAAAGCATTCCAAACCGGTGATTTTCACAGACAATGCCACCAATGTCACATTCGACGGCCTCAAATACAACGACCGCAGCGAAACGCTAATTTCGGTAAATGGCGAACGCAGCAAGAACATCAGCATTTCACACACCGACGCGTCGAAAGCACAAAAAGTAAAGGAATTTTCAAAAGGAGCACAGGAGAAGAGCCTGGTTATTCATGAAGGTAAATAA